A genomic region of Paroedura picta isolate Pp20150507F chromosome 4, Ppicta_v3.0, whole genome shotgun sequence contains the following coding sequences:
- the LOC143834899 gene encoding uncharacterized protein LOC143834899 — MGQKAGYQPCPVSPKRLQMRNLVPGLLVALLVLLVLFAVFLGLYVRQASSEPAKQLQECRSQMQNQSTQMRAQIASLAQHMEEAQKAAQEKAGNWTHKAEAMNKTLAETQKNWRSCQEQLSALQDNYTSLEAKDHSQKEAVKNLHQQLNEKSKQLADEQRRIQEERIHHRAEVQRLEEQLQQKQQAKASASSSRNVAGLTLILLELHIAGLLSM; from the exons ATGGGTCAAAAAGCAGGCTATCAACCTTGCCCCGTCTCTCCCAAGAGATTACAGATGAGGAATCTTGTTCCTGGCCTTCTGGTGGCCCTCCTCGTCCTGCTGGTCCTCTTCGCCGTGTTCTTGGGGCTCTACGTGAGGCAAGCGTCTTCGGAACCTGCCAAGCAGCTGCAGGAATGCCGGTCGCAGATGCAGAACCAGTCTACCCAAATGCGTGCCCAGATCGCGTCCCTCGCGCAGCACATGGAGGAGGCCCAGAAGGCAGCTCAGGAAAAAGCGGGGAACTGGACCCACAAAGCGGAGGCCATGAACAAGACGCTGGCAGAGACCCAGAAGAATTGGCGCTCTTGCCAGGAGCAGCTG AGCGCCTTGCAGGACAACTACACATCCTTGGAGGCCAAAGACCACTCCCAGAAAG aggCAGTTAAAAACCTGCACCAGCAGCTCAATGAGAAATCCAAGCAGTTGGCTGATGAACAGCGCAGGATCCAAGAAGAACG AATACACCATCGAGCAGAAGTCCAGCGGCTGGAGGAGCAgctgcagcagaagcagcaagCCAAAGCCAGCGCTAGCAGCAGCAGGAACGTTGCTGGTCTCACCCTCATTCTCCTTGAGCTCCATATTGCTGGACTCCTAAGCATGTAG